Proteins co-encoded in one Armatimonadota bacterium genomic window:
- a CDS encoding ABC transporter ATP-binding protein translates to MDVRVEGLTKRYGAVTALAGVTQEFPSGALTVIVGPSGCGKTTLLRCLAGFVTPDGGRVWMGGRDVTDVPPQARDCAMVFQNYALWPHMNVYENLAFGLRLRKVPAAEIPRRVREALELVELDRVPGIEHRRPRELSGGQQQRVALARAVAVRPRLLLLDEPLSNLDAKVRLRVRVEIRALQRRTGITAIYVTHDQEEAMSIADVLVVMDSGRVVQAGQPEEVYARPADPFVAEFLGAANVLAATVDEDGQIRLSGDSTLIARAEDIGLATPGAPPQPGTVWVDGHVVDVLFLGAGYRAYVRVGDQLLMVDHRTPVDRGPVRLVIPREKLFVFERSRAAS, encoded by the coding sequence ATGGATGTGCGCGTCGAAGGCCTGACCAAGCGCTACGGGGCCGTCACGGCCCTCGCCGGCGTGACGCAGGAGTTCCCCTCGGGTGCTCTCACGGTGATCGTGGGCCCGTCGGGGTGCGGGAAGACTACGCTGCTGCGCTGCTTGGCCGGGTTCGTCACGCCCGATGGTGGCCGCGTGTGGATGGGGGGCCGCGACGTCACCGACGTGCCCCCCCAGGCACGCGACTGCGCCATGGTCTTCCAGAACTATGCGCTGTGGCCGCACATGAACGTCTACGAGAACCTGGCCTTCGGGCTGCGGTTGCGCAAGGTGCCCGCGGCGGAGATCCCCCGACGCGTGCGCGAAGCGCTGGAGCTGGTGGAGCTGGATCGCGTCCCGGGCATCGAACACCGCCGGCCTCGGGAGCTCTCCGGCGGGCAGCAGCAGCGGGTGGCCCTGGCCCGGGCCGTGGCCGTGCGCCCCAGACTGCTCCTGCTGGACGAGCCGCTCTCCAACCTGGACGCGAAGGTCCGCCTCAGGGTACGGGTCGAGATCAGGGCGCTCCAGCGCCGCACGGGCATCACCGCCATCTACGTGACCCACGATCAGGAAGAGGCCATGAGCATCGCGGATGTGCTGGTTGTGATGGACAGCGGCCGCGTGGTCCAGGCAGGGCAGCCCGAGGAGGTCTACGCCCGGCCGGCCGATCCGTTTGTGGCCGAGTTCCTGGGCGCCGCCAATGTGCTGGCGGCCACGGTGGACGAGGACGGCCAGATCCGGCTGTCCGGTGACAGCACGCTCATTGCCAGGGCCGAGGACATCGGACTGGCCACGCCGGGCGCTCCACCGCAGCCCGGGACGGTTTGGGTAGACGGTCACGTGGTGGACGTGCTGTTCCTGGGCGCCGGTTATCGGGCATACGTGCGCGTCGGGGACCAGTTGCTGATGGTCGACCACCGCACGCCGGTAGACCGGGGGCCGGTACGCCTCGTCATCCCCCGCGAGAAACTGTTTGTCTTCGAGCGCTCCAGAGCCGCGAGCTGA
- a CDS encoding extracellular solute-binding protein: MGLAAVLVVLIATTTPGYGQARVTLQVAIAADVNVVEVHRNFLGVAFSKNHPHVTVHAVGTGTGEAASRAIYTKLKAQADAGRRNWDIDVALVSMRYASQMVRENLLYRYVPELQFAPYVVGPDTVRAFGVDVKGYVVPMFKNQIAIAYNPRFVAQPPKTFAELEAWVRANPRRFGYNGIKGGVSGIGFVMAWVYYKTGRYELFTQGPFDKANDRIIRSAIEQLRDFNRNVVITSGNAGTLDALNRAEIWMGAVWVDQLVAWKNEGRMNPEITPVLIAPGLPIYPLYLTVPREAANRDWAVKYIDLVANPQIQAKVIVEQFGWYPGIDPNRVMPLVSPAARALLFKGVTPEDLARYSQQMPIGEYYDAILLAYEEIVR, translated from the coding sequence GTGGGGTTAGCGGCGGTGCTGGTGGTCCTCATCGCCACGACCACGCCCGGATACGGGCAGGCGCGTGTGACGCTCCAGGTCGCCATCGCGGCCGACGTCAACGTGGTGGAGGTACACCGCAACTTCCTGGGCGTCGCCTTCAGTAAGAACCATCCGCACGTGACAGTGCACGCGGTGGGCACGGGGACCGGCGAGGCCGCCAGCCGCGCCATCTACACGAAGCTGAAGGCCCAGGCGGATGCCGGCCGGCGCAACTGGGACATCGATGTGGCGCTGGTGTCCATGCGGTACGCGTCGCAGATGGTGCGGGAGAACCTCCTGTACCGCTACGTGCCCGAGTTGCAGTTCGCCCCGTACGTGGTGGGCCCCGACACGGTCCGCGCGTTCGGCGTCGATGTCAAGGGCTACGTGGTCCCCATGTTCAAGAACCAGATCGCCATCGCCTACAACCCGCGGTTCGTGGCGCAGCCGCCCAAGACGTTCGCGGAGCTGGAGGCATGGGTCCGGGCCAACCCCCGGCGCTTCGGGTACAACGGGATCAAGGGGGGCGTCTCCGGCATCGGCTTCGTCATGGCCTGGGTCTACTACAAGACGGGCCGCTACGAGCTGTTCACCCAGGGGCCGTTCGACAAGGCGAACGACCGGATCATCCGGAGCGCCATCGAGCAGCTCCGTGACTTCAACCGGAACGTGGTCATCACGTCGGGGAACGCAGGCACGCTGGACGCGCTGAACCGGGCCGAGATCTGGATGGGGGCCGTGTGGGTGGACCAGCTCGTGGCCTGGAAGAACGAGGGACGCATGAATCCCGAGATCACGCCCGTCCTCATCGCCCCGGGACTGCCCATCTACCCACTGTATCTCACCGTACCCCGGGAGGCGGCCAACCGCGACTGGGCGGTCAAGTACATCGACCTGGTGGCCAACCCGCAGATCCAGGCCAAGGTCATCGTGGAGCAGTTCGGTTGGTATCCTGGGATCGATCCCAACCGGGTGATGCCGTTGGTCTCGCCCGCGGCCAGAGCCCTGCTGTTCAAGGGTGTGACGCCGGAAGACCTGGCCCGCTACTCGCAGCAGATGCCCATCGGTGAGTACTACGACGCGATCCTGCTGGCCTACGAGGAGATTGTCCGATAG
- a CDS encoding Ldh family oxidoreductase, with protein MNGATSGATRYDAAALRAFAERALVLVGARPNDARLTADGLVAADLRGVHTHGVVRLGVYVARLRQRSFDPEATLATVRDSGATVLLDAGGGLGIPAFVRAMDLAVDRARQHGIAAVGVRNSNHCGMLAYGALRAAERGAIGIALTNADAHVAPWGARTKFLGTNPLAVAVPAGHEPPVVLDMATSVVPHSRVQAAAARGEPIPQGWALDREGRPTTDPLAALAGALLPLGGPKGSGLALVVDILAGLLTGAGTGPEIAPLYDALDRPQGLGHLCVAIAVEAFVPREEFAARMDALIRAVRALPPAEGVDRVYLPGELEHLRAVEYAAGGIPLPPHVVAEVEKVAAALGVAPPG; from the coding sequence ATGAATGGTGCCACGAGTGGTGCCACCCGCTACGACGCCGCGGCCCTGCGCGCCTTCGCCGAGCGCGCGCTGGTGCTGGTAGGCGCACGGCCCAATGACGCCCGCCTGACCGCCGACGGCCTGGTCGCGGCCGACCTGCGGGGCGTGCACACCCACGGGGTGGTGCGCCTGGGCGTCTACGTCGCCCGTCTGCGGCAGCGCTCGTTCGACCCCGAGGCGACGCTGGCGACCGTGCGGGACAGCGGCGCGACGGTGCTGCTGGACGCGGGCGGCGGGCTGGGCATCCCGGCGTTCGTGCGCGCCATGGACCTGGCCGTCGACCGGGCGCGCCAGCACGGCATCGCGGCGGTCGGCGTGCGCAACAGCAACCACTGCGGGATGCTGGCCTACGGCGCGCTGCGCGCGGCAGAGCGCGGGGCCATCGGCATCGCGCTGACCAACGCCGACGCGCACGTGGCCCCATGGGGCGCGCGGACGAAGTTCCTGGGCACGAACCCCCTGGCGGTGGCGGTGCCCGCGGGCCACGAGCCGCCAGTGGTACTCGACATGGCCACGAGCGTCGTGCCGCACAGCCGGGTGCAGGCCGCGGCGGCGCGGGGCGAGCCGATTCCCCAGGGCTGGGCGCTGGACCGGGAGGGCCGGCCGACCACCGATCCGCTCGCCGCACTGGCCGGGGCGCTGCTGCCGCTGGGCGGGCCGAAGGGGTCGGGGCTGGCCCTCGTCGTGGACATCCTGGCCGGGCTGCTCACCGGCGCGGGCACCGGCCCGGAGATCGCACCGCTGTACGATGCGCTGGACCGCCCGCAGGGGTTGGGCCACCTGTGCGTGGCGATCGCGGTAGAGGCGTTCGTGCCGCGCGAGGAGTTCGCGGCGCGCATGGACGCTTTGATCCGCGCCGTGCGGGCGCTACCGCCCGCCGAAGGCGTGGACCGCGTGTACCTGCCGGGCGAGCTCGAGCACCTGCGCGCGGTCGAGTACGCGGCCGGCGGCATTCCTCTTCCCCCGCACGTGGTGGCGGAAGTGGAGAAGGTGGCGGCGGCCCTGGGTGTCGCGCCGCCGGGGTAG
- a CDS encoding sugar ABC transporter permease — MRVPRARPVEQLLWWMAAVPATAVIVVGFGVPLLQSLAASFVRDGRITLANYELVYRLYGQDVVYTVLVAAAGLVLTFGAGIPLAGYLRLHAAPTVEFLLKIPLFVPFVVVGHAMRIFLAPRGTLLSVLHALGLISPDASLGFGQTWLGLAIALAWKHLALIVLLLMGAFRAVDESYLEAARGFGAGTIRQIWAVLVPMSASSLALAAVLALTSMLASFSIPLMMSRGSGPQMLMIDLYYRFGQHGDFGVASALGVVSYLLASGAAYYYLRTVSR; from the coding sequence GTGAGGGTGCCTCGCGCCCGACCGGTCGAGCAGCTCCTCTGGTGGATGGCCGCGGTGCCTGCCACCGCGGTCATCGTGGTGGGGTTCGGCGTCCCCCTCCTCCAATCGCTGGCAGCGTCGTTCGTGCGGGACGGCCGCATCACCCTGGCCAACTACGAGCTGGTCTACCGGTTGTACGGCCAGGACGTGGTCTACACGGTGCTGGTGGCCGCCGCGGGCCTGGTCCTGACCTTCGGCGCGGGCATCCCGCTGGCGGGCTACCTGCGGCTGCACGCCGCCCCGACCGTCGAGTTTCTGCTCAAGATACCCCTGTTCGTGCCCTTCGTGGTCGTGGGCCACGCCATGCGGATCTTCCTGGCCCCGCGGGGCACGCTGCTCTCGGTGCTGCACGCCCTGGGGCTGATCTCGCCCGACGCCAGCCTGGGGTTCGGGCAGACCTGGTTGGGCCTGGCCATTGCCCTGGCGTGGAAGCACCTGGCCCTGATCGTGCTCCTGCTGATGGGTGCGTTCCGCGCCGTGGACGAGTCGTATCTGGAGGCCGCGCGAGGATTTGGCGCGGGGACCATTAGGCAGATTTGGGCCGTGCTAGTGCCGATGTCGGCCTCGTCGCTGGCCCTGGCAGCCGTGCTGGCCCTGACCTCCATGCTGGCGTCGTTTTCCATCCCCCTGATGATGAGCCGGGGCTCGGGCCCCCAGATGCTCATGATCGATCTCTACTACCGATTTGGCCAGCACGGCGATTTCGGTGTGGCCAGCGCGCTGGGCGTGGTCTCGTATCTGCTGGCCTCGGGAGCCGCTTACTACTACTTGCGAACGGTGTCGCGGTGA
- a CDS encoding DUF1844 domain-containing protein yields MGNEHERADAAGAGGSAAGTEAAARSRPGAPTDAAGATGTGASAPGGRVETGTDAAPGGEPVAQPPVLDLVQTFLNVLAARAWQHLGLVPDPSSGKVERRLDDAQLAIDAAAALAEVLRPRVGERDRREVETLITNLRLNFVEQKSRAQ; encoded by the coding sequence ATGGGAAACGAGCACGAGCGCGCCGACGCGGCGGGCGCCGGCGGCAGCGCCGCGGGGACCGAGGCGGCTGCCCGCAGCCGTCCCGGCGCTCCTACTGACGCTGCAGGCGCCACAGGCACGGGCGCTTCGGCACCGGGGGGACGGGTCGAAACGGGGACCGACGCGGCGCCCGGTGGGGAACCGGTCGCGCAGCCTCCGGTACTCGACCTCGTCCAGACGTTCCTGAACGTGCTCGCCGCACGGGCCTGGCAGCACCTGGGCCTGGTCCCCGACCCCTCGAGCGGCAAGGTGGAACGCCGGCTGGACGACGCGCAGCTGGCCATCGACGCCGCCGCGGCCCTGGCCGAGGTACTGCGGCCGCGCGTCGGCGAGCGCGACCGGCGGGAGGTCGAGACCCTCATCACCAACCTGCGGCTGAACTTCGTCGAGCAGAAGAGCCGGGCGCAGTAG
- a CDS encoding thermonuclease family protein has protein sequence MRAVVLAAVLVAFGGLSPQGALGCVNPPRPSTLLPATVTSVIDGDTVRVRLSGSAPERVRLLGIDTPEVHDSAKMRRDVRRSGRSKEAVRALGLLAARFTTLHLDGRAVGLELDVQPRDVYGRLLAYVWLDDGTLFNMLILREGYAQVLTVPPNVRYADLFLACQQEARVQGRGLWGR, from the coding sequence ATGCGCGCGGTCGTACTCGCCGCCGTCCTCGTTGCGTTCGGTGGGCTGTCGCCACAGGGTGCCCTCGGGTGCGTCAACCCGCCGCGACCGTCGACCCTCCTTCCCGCCACGGTCACGAGCGTCATCGACGGCGACACGGTCCGCGTCCGTCTGAGCGGCAGTGCGCCGGAACGGGTGCGGTTGCTGGGTATCGACACGCCGGAGGTCCACGACAGCGCCAAGATGCGCCGTGACGTGCGGCGGTCGGGGAGGTCCAAGGAGGCGGTCCGCGCCCTTGGGCTCCTCGCGGCCAGGTTCACGACGTTGCACCTGGATGGGAGGGCCGTGGGGCTGGAGCTCGACGTGCAACCGCGCGACGTCTACGGGCGGTTGCTGGCGTACGTGTGGCTGGACGACGGTACGCTGTTCAACATGCTGATCCTTCGGGAGGGCTACGCGCAGGTCCTAACAGTCCCCCCAAACGTTCGCTACGCCGACCTGTTCCTGGCGTGCCAGCAAGAGGCGCGCGTGCAGGGGCGGGGGCTGTGGGGCCGGTGA
- a CDS encoding ABC transporter permease subunit yields the protein MSARAADALAPPAGRYPGLLVATARAALVALLCAVIIGPLLGLVVWSVAERWYWPALVPQAVGLKYWARITRGDLFGALVRGVTIAVITTALALLTAIPVSYAAARKRLPLGPVVLMLFLLPQAFPQLPVFASAAVLFYRWNLAGTMAGVVLIHLVGGLVYAVWTMTAVFRSIGEDLEEAAINLGASMTYTFFRIALPLAAPGIVASAILVFIYSLDEFTGTLLVGAPYVTTLPVYMYTASLGYEMQIASVTALVLMAPGVVLLVLMERFLRAEYLAFFGRL from the coding sequence GTGAGCGCTCGCGCGGCCGACGCCCTCGCTCCCCCGGCCGGGCGCTATCCGGGGCTCCTGGTCGCAACCGCGCGCGCGGCCCTGGTGGCGCTGTTGTGCGCCGTCATCATCGGCCCCCTGCTCGGTCTCGTGGTGTGGTCAGTGGCCGAACGCTGGTACTGGCCCGCCCTGGTCCCCCAGGCGGTCGGCCTCAAATACTGGGCCCGCATCACCCGCGGCGACCTGTTCGGTGCGCTGGTGCGGGGCGTGACCATCGCCGTCATCACCACCGCCCTCGCGTTGCTGACCGCCATTCCGGTGAGCTACGCTGCGGCGCGGAAGCGGCTGCCGCTGGGCCCGGTGGTGCTCATGTTGTTCCTGCTCCCCCAGGCGTTCCCGCAGCTCCCGGTCTTCGCCAGCGCCGCCGTCCTCTTCTACCGGTGGAACCTGGCCGGCACGATGGCCGGGGTGGTGCTGATCCACCTGGTGGGCGGGTTGGTCTATGCCGTGTGGACCATGACGGCGGTCTTTCGCTCGATCGGGGAGGACCTGGAAGAGGCTGCCATCAACCTGGGCGCCTCGATGACCTATACGTTCTTCCGCATCGCCCTGCCCCTGGCCGCCCCGGGCATCGTGGCCAGCGCTATTCTCGTCTTCATCTACTCCCTGGACGAGTTCACGGGCACCCTGCTGGTGGGCGCGCCGTACGTGACCACATTGCCGGTCTACATGTACACGGCTAGCTTGGGCTATGAGATGCAGATTGCGTCGGTGACAGCCCTGGTCCTGATGGCCCCGGGCGTGGTGTTACTGGTACTGATGGAACGGTTCCTGCGCGCCGAGTATCTGGCGTTCTTCGGGCGTCTGTGA
- a CDS encoding TRAP transporter fused permease subunit, with amino-acid sequence MTPPDVHAPELAKSEDELKEIVEEYEGKTRRLGGWWGTLAVAIGVAMALYHLYAATVPFVRQIHLVRHLMFVLVLCFLLYPGTRKSLARATPTWWDLVLAAAALVALGYILVDFEAFIYRAYIPTSLDMLFGIVTILLVLEATRRTVGNALLLVVIAFLVYAFVGPWLPEPWTHRGYDLVRVVGQLYITLEGIFGVPLEVSATFIILFTIYGAVLEASGAGRFFVDLALALTRGRRTAPGQATTIASFLLGGPSGSGVATTVTVGAITYPLLKRAGYDPESAGGLLSAGGIGAVISPPILGAAAFIIAEILKISYLQVLVMTIVPTFLYYFSIMLMIEFDARRMGLRAVEIPAGEARALVLRYWYLLSSLVVIPLFMVIGFTAIKAVIWAIGLAILTSFLRPETSLVRWRPVAAGGSDGAPSDRLLAGGLRLGRRVLDPRGLIGALDAGSRQVLSVAVTCAAAGLIVGVVNLTGLGLKVSDIIITYAGGRLLPTLIYAALALWVLGLALPITATYIVAAVIVAPAMTKLGVPELAAHMFIFYYAILSEVSPPVGLSPLAAAALTGGRPFRTMMMAWKYTLPAFVVPFMFTIHRDGVGLLLQAPWPVVAQVTTTAAFGLVALAGALTGWFLRQATMPERLVLAAAGLVLIYPAGAQDLVAIAAVLAVGIVQWFTRTRPVAATRG; translated from the coding sequence ATGACACCACCCGACGTCCACGCACCCGAGCTCGCGAAGTCCGAGGACGAGCTCAAGGAGATCGTCGAAGAGTACGAGGGCAAGACCCGGCGCCTGGGCGGCTGGTGGGGCACGCTGGCGGTCGCCATCGGCGTGGCCATGGCGCTCTACCACCTCTACGCGGCCACCGTCCCGTTCGTCCGCCAGATCCACCTCGTGCGGCACCTGATGTTCGTGCTGGTCCTGTGCTTCCTGCTCTACCCGGGCACGCGGAAGTCACTCGCACGAGCTACGCCGACCTGGTGGGACCTGGTGCTGGCGGCGGCGGCCCTGGTCGCCCTGGGCTACATCCTCGTGGACTTCGAGGCGTTCATCTACCGCGCGTACATCCCGACGTCCCTGGACATGCTGTTCGGCATCGTGACCATCCTGCTGGTGCTGGAGGCCACGCGGCGCACCGTCGGCAACGCCCTGCTGCTGGTCGTGATCGCCTTCCTCGTCTACGCTTTCGTCGGCCCCTGGCTGCCCGAGCCGTGGACGCACCGCGGCTACGACCTGGTGCGCGTCGTGGGCCAGCTCTACATCACGCTCGAGGGGATCTTCGGCGTGCCGCTGGAGGTCTCGGCGACGTTCATCATCCTCTTCACGATCTACGGCGCGGTGCTCGAGGCCTCGGGCGCGGGCCGGTTCTTCGTGGACCTGGCCCTGGCCCTCACCCGCGGTCGGCGGACGGCGCCGGGCCAGGCGACCACCATCGCGTCGTTCCTGCTGGGCGGTCCCTCGGGCAGCGGCGTCGCCACCACGGTCACCGTCGGGGCCATCACCTACCCCCTGCTGAAGCGGGCCGGCTACGACCCCGAGTCGGCGGGCGGGTTGCTGTCGGCCGGCGGCATCGGCGCGGTGATCTCGCCGCCGATCCTGGGCGCGGCCGCGTTCATCATCGCCGAGATCCTCAAGATCTCCTACCTGCAGGTCCTCGTGATGACCATCGTGCCGACGTTCCTCTACTACTTCTCGATCATGCTGATGATCGAGTTCGACGCGCGGCGCATGGGGCTGCGCGCGGTGGAGATCCCGGCGGGCGAGGCGCGGGCGCTGGTGCTGCGCTACTGGTACCTGCTGTCGTCACTGGTGGTGATCCCGCTGTTCATGGTGATCGGCTTCACCGCCATCAAGGCCGTGATCTGGGCCATCGGGCTTGCGATCCTCACGAGCTTCCTGCGGCCCGAGACCTCGCTGGTGCGATGGCGGCCGGTGGCGGCGGGCGGCAGCGACGGGGCGCCCTCCGACCGGCTCCTGGCTGGCGGCCTGCGCCTGGGCCGCCGGGTGCTCGACCCGCGCGGGCTGATCGGCGCCCTGGACGCTGGCAGCCGCCAGGTGCTCAGCGTGGCCGTCACGTGCGCGGCCGCGGGCCTGATCGTCGGCGTGGTGAACCTCACCGGCCTGGGGCTCAAGGTCTCGGACATCATCATCACCTACGCCGGCGGGCGCCTGCTGCCCACGCTGATCTACGCGGCCCTGGCCCTGTGGGTCCTGGGCCTGGCCCTGCCCATCACGGCCACCTACATCGTCGCGGCGGTGATCGTCGCGCCGGCCATGACCAAACTCGGTGTCCCCGAACTCGCCGCGCACATGTTCATCTTCTACTACGCCATCCTCTCCGAGGTCTCGCCCCCCGTGGGCCTGTCGCCGCTGGCTGCGGCGGCGTTGACGGGTGGCCGCCCGTTCCGGACGATGATGATGGCGTGGAAGTACACGCTGCCGGCGTTCGTGGTGCCGTTCATGTTCACGATCCACCGGGACGGCGTGGGCCTGCTCCTGCAGGCGCCGTGGCCGGTCGTCGCCCAGGTGACGACGACCGCCGCCTTCGGGCTCGTGGCGCTGGCCGGCGCGCTCACGGGCTGGTTCCTCCGGCAGGCCACGATGCCGGAACGGCTCGTCCTGGCCGCGGCTGGCCTGGTGCTGATCTACCCGGCTGGCGCCCAAGACCTGGTGGCGATCGCGGCGGTGCTGGCCGTGGGGATCGTGCAGTGGTTCACGCGCACCCGACCGGTGGCGGCGACGCGGGGGTGA
- a CDS encoding DUF309 domain-containing protein, which yields MRDQGTLVVPQAYAAYRAYAQRYAQRLALALQTWQTLRTRHAGRHLRGRRAAAARGAVLFNAGLFFECHEFFEGIWRRAPAADRPCYQGIILVAAAFYHYEKGNLHGARVKLAEGIKRLRRCAPARVGLQIDGWLQRLDPWLARIARGEPGRPLEAHEIPALTLDADPT from the coding sequence GTGCGCGACCAGGGGACCCTGGTCGTCCCGCAGGCCTACGCCGCCTACCGGGCCTACGCGCAACGCTACGCCCAGCGCCTGGCCCTCGCGCTGCAGACGTGGCAGACGCTGCGGACACGGCACGCCGGCCGGCACCTGCGCGGCCGCCGCGCCGCAGCGGCCAGAGGAGCCGTGCTGTTCAACGCCGGCCTCTTCTTCGAGTGCCACGAGTTCTTCGAGGGGATCTGGCGCCGGGCGCCGGCGGCCGACCGGCCCTGCTACCAGGGGATCATCCTGGTGGCCGCGGCGTTCTATCACTACGAGAAGGGGAACCTGCACGGCGCGCGGGTCAAGCTGGCCGAGGGCATCAAACGGCTACGGCGCTGTGCGCCCGCGCGCGTCGGCCTGCAGATCGACGGCTGGCTGCAGCGGCTGGACCCCTGGCTGGCGCGCATCGCGCGTGGAGAACCCGGCCGGCCGCTGGAAGCCCACGAGATCCCCGCCCTCACGCTGGACGCCGACCCGACGTGA